One segment of Dolichospermum sp. DET69 DNA contains the following:
- a CDS encoding CopG family transcriptional regulator: MMKVTITLEEDILRFIDQQAKGNRSAYINALLAEQRRKILEAEIIAALQEDAKNLEYQNEISAWDNVAGDGINARG; encoded by the coding sequence ATGATGAAAGTCACAATTACTTTAGAAGAAGACATTCTCAGATTTATTGATCAACAAGCAAAAGGTAATCGTAGTGCCTATATCAATGCACTATTAGCAGAACAAAGACGCAAAATTTTAGAAGCAGAAATAATTGCTGCACTCCAAGAAGATGCGAAAAATTTAGAATATCAAAATGAGATTTCTGCTTGGGATAATGTAGCTGGAGATGGTATTAATGCCAGAGGGTAA
- a CDS encoding type II toxin-antitoxin system HicB family antitoxin: MKIKAIIWEEDGVWCGSVPALPGCHTWGESYEHLLEMLKDAVQGWLEVASQQEEVEPQKQLIELSL; this comes from the coding sequence ATGAAAATAAAAGCAATTATCTGGGAAGAAGACGGTGTATGGTGTGGTTCTGTACCAGCTTTACCAGGATGTCATACCTGGGGTGAAAGTTATGAACATTTATTAGAAATGTTGAAAGATGCTGTTCAAGGTTGGTTAGAAGTTGCTAGTCAGCAAGAAGAAGTTGAACCACAAAAACAGTTGATTGAGTTATCTTTATGA
- a CDS encoding DUF29 domain-containing protein has protein sequence MIHQSIAKTINLYAEDYNLWLENTAYLLRSKKFSELELENLIEEVESMGRSEKNALRSNLRVLIMHLLKYKFQPQNRSNSWLYTIYEHRQRLQETFLDSPSLKSYYLEVLDNCYQHARKEASIETGLPLSIFPQESPFSSAEILDADFFSV, from the coding sequence ATGATCCATCAATCTATTGCTAAAACTATTAATCTTTATGCGGAAGATTATAATTTGTGGTTAGAGAACACTGCTTATTTATTAAGAAGTAAAAAATTTTCAGAATTAGAATTAGAAAATCTAATTGAAGAAGTTGAAAGTATGGGAAGAAGCGAGAAAAATGCTTTAAGAAGTAATTTGAGAGTGTTAATTATGCACCTTCTTAAATACAAATTTCAACCTCAAAACAGATCAAATAGCTGGTTATATACAATCTATGAACATCGTCAAAGATTACAAGAAACGTTTTTAGATAGTCCTAGTTTAAAAAGTTATTATCTAGAAGTTTTGGATAATTGTTATCAACACGCTCGTAAAGAAGCATCTATCGAAACTGGACTCCCTTTGTCTATTTTTCCTCAAGAGAGTCCTTTTTCATCTGCTGAAATTTTAGATGCTGATTTCTTTTCTGTTTAA
- a CDS encoding DUF433 domain-containing protein: MQLEGYFDFISERDIRLKGHRIGIDNVLDYYLEGYTPEEIGANFPDLSLEQIYATITYYLHNRPQVDSYLSNLAKYREKRYQESITHPSPLLQRLRKLKSAKFQQQVTVL; encoded by the coding sequence ATGCAATTAGAAGGTTATTTTGACTTTATCTCAGAGAGAGATATTCGACTGAAAGGACACCGTATTGGTATTGATAATGTACTTGATTATTATTTAGAAGGATATACACCAGAAGAAATCGGTGCTAATTTTCCTGATTTGAGTTTAGAGCAAATTTACGCGACCATTACTTATTATTTACATAATCGTCCTCAAGTTGATTCTTATCTTTCTAATTTGGCAAAATATCGAGAAAAACGTTATCAAGAATCAATTACTCATCCTTCACCTTTGTTACAAAGATTGAGAAAGTTGAAAAGTGCAAAATTTCAACAGCAGGTAACTGTATTGTGA
- a CDS encoding thioredoxin → MVLSVNERTFIQEVLESPVPVLVNFEAPWCGLCRIIHPLLLQFQTQCGDELKLVGVNADQNFKLSNTYRLKSLPTLLLIEKGIVKQRLEGFRSKDDLRLALEEIKLTYTSYERIDTAEVRSHRVRSQEVRDRR, encoded by the coding sequence AAGTTTTAGAATCCCCAGTTCCCGTTTTGGTGAATTTTGAAGCGCCCTGGTGTGGACTATGCCGCATTATTCACCCGCTGTTATTACAATTTCAAACCCAATGTGGTGATGAACTTAAACTCGTAGGAGTTAACGCTGATCAAAATTTCAAGTTGTCTAATACCTATAGACTCAAATCATTACCAACGTTACTTTTGATAGAAAAAGGTATAGTTAAACAAAGGCTGGAAGGTTTTCGCAGTAAAGATGATTTACGTCTAGCTTTAGAAGAAATTAAACTCACCTACACAAGTTACGAAAGAATTGATACAGCAGAAGTCAGGAGTCACCGAGTCAGGAGTCAGGAGGTAAGAGACAGGAGGTAA
- a CDS encoding nucleic acid-binding protein — MSKVIVLDSAPVGLVTNPKGNPLAVQCQEWFYSLFERGYEVILPEIIDYEIRRELLRANKLSGVRKLNQLKSEIIYLPITTEVMLKAAELWAEVRNQGKSTADNKALDGDVILAAQSILVANYGNEVMIATSNKKHLSLFIDAREWGEI, encoded by the coding sequence ATGAGTAAGGTTATTGTTTTAGATTCTGCACCTGTGGGATTGGTTACTAATCCTAAAGGAAATCCTCTAGCTGTGCAATGTCAAGAATGGTTTTATAGTCTTTTTGAAAGAGGTTATGAAGTCATTTTACCAGAAATTATAGATTATGAAATTAGACGAGAATTATTAAGAGCAAATAAGTTATCGGGAGTTAGAAAACTGAATCAACTTAAATCAGAAATTATTTATCTTCCTATTACCACAGAAGTAATGTTAAAAGCAGCAGAATTATGGGCTGAAGTGAGAAATCAAGGTAAATCTACAGCAGATAATAAAGCTTTGGATGGTGATGTTATTTTAGCTGCTCAATCTATTTTAGTTGCTAATTATGGAAATGAGGTGATGATTGCCACGAGTAATAAAAAGCATCTTTCTCTTTTTATTGATGCTAGAGAATGGGGAGAAATTTAA
- a CDS encoding type II toxin-antitoxin system Phd/YefM family antitoxin, giving the protein MSVISASEARANFPDIMNRAEYRGERILIQRHGKPTVAIISIEDLKLLEAIEDAIDSAKLRRAIEENEGFTTIEEIIAKRPNE; this is encoded by the coding sequence ATGTCTGTCATCAGTGCAAGTGAAGCGCGTGCTAATTTTCCCGATATTATGAACCGTGCAGAATATCGTGGAGAAAGAATTTTAATTCAGCGTCATGGTAAACCTACGGTAGCGATAATTAGTATTGAAGATTTAAAGCTACTAGAAGCAATAGAAGATGCAATAGATTCTGCTAAACTGCGACGTGCAATTGAAGAAAACGAAGGATTTACCACCATAGAAGAAATAATAGCAAAACGCCCCAATGAGTGA
- a CDS encoding type II toxin-antitoxin system PemK/MazF family toxin, whose product MPEGNLTYKRGEIRWVNLDPTVGAEAQKIRACLIVQNDIMNQYGLLTIVMPFRPGSKQSPYIVNVKATATNGLDKDRFIDVSQIRSVDYRRVLGLVGILEVEYWEEIRTALDVVLGFGV is encoded by the coding sequence ATGCCAGAGGGTAATTTAACTTATAAACGGGGTGAAATTCGCTGGGTAAATCTTGATCCAACGGTGGGAGCAGAAGCACAAAAAATCCGTGCTTGTTTGATAGTTCAAAATGATATTATGAATCAATATGGATTATTAACAATTGTGATGCCATTTCGACCAGGAAGTAAGCAAAGTCCCTATATTGTCAATGTCAAAGCAACAGCAACTAATGGATTAGATAAAGATCGTTTTATTGATGTTTCTCAAATTCGTTCTGTTGATTATCGTCGGGTTTTAGGGTTGGTGGGGATTTTAGAAGTTGAATATTGGGAAGAAATTCGTACTGCTTTGGATGTGGTTTTGGGATTTGGGGTTTAA
- a CDS encoding NAD(P)H-quinone oxidoreductase subunit 5, translating to MEVIYQYAWLIPVLPLLGAMLVGLGLISINQVTNRLRQLNAVVIISLMGAAMGLSFALLWSQIQGHAPYLWTVEWASAGNFHLTMGYTIDHLTSLMLVIVTTVAVLVMIYTDGYMAHDPSYVRFYAYLSLFGSSMLGLVVSPNLVQVYIFWELVGMCSYLLVGFWYDRKAAADACQKAFVTNRVGDFGLLLGILGLFWATGSFDFMIMGDRLSTLVETGSISNFLAIVLAILVFLGPVAKSAQFPLHVWLPDAMEGPTPISALIHAATMVAAGVFLIARMYPVFENVPAAMNVIAYTGAFTAFLGATIAITQNDIKKGLAYSTISQLGYMIMAMGVGAYSAGLFHLMTHAYFKAMLFLGSGSVIHGMEEVVGHDPVLAQDMRLMGGLRKYMPVTSFTFLIGCLAIAGIPPFAGFWSKDEILGAAFAANPFLWFIGWVTAGITAFYMFRMYFSTFEGKFRGNDEKIKTQLKNAAVALAEKSGTAELAPNFGPGAMKKGELEAHDSHGHSHSPHESPWTMSFPLVVLAIPSMLIGLVGTPYANYFEQFIFPPSETLAEVMEKAAEFDPHEFYIMAGSSVAVSVIGITLAVLMYLARKIDPSAIAKSIQPLYDLSLNKWYFDDIYHRVFVLGLRRVARQVMEVDFRVVDGAVNLTGFFTLVSGEGLKYLESGRVQFYALIVFGAVLGLVVVFGVT from the coding sequence ATGGAAGTAATCTATCAGTATGCCTGGCTGATTCCAGTATTACCTCTCTTGGGAGCAATGCTAGTCGGTCTAGGGCTAATCTCGATAAATCAGGTGACAAACCGCCTGCGACAGTTGAATGCTGTGGTCATTATCTCCCTCATGGGAGCAGCTATGGGGCTGTCATTTGCCTTGCTGTGGAGTCAAATTCAAGGCCATGCGCCTTATCTGTGGACTGTAGAATGGGCATCAGCAGGCAATTTTCACCTGACCATGGGCTACACCATTGACCACCTGACATCTCTAATGCTGGTGATTGTAACGACGGTAGCTGTTTTGGTGATGATTTACACCGATGGTTACATGGCACATGACCCAAGTTACGTGCGGTTTTACGCCTATCTCAGCTTGTTTGGCTCTTCAATGTTAGGTTTGGTGGTCAGCCCCAACCTAGTACAAGTTTACATTTTCTGGGAACTGGTGGGGATGTGTTCCTACCTCCTAGTTGGCTTTTGGTATGATCGCAAAGCCGCAGCGGATGCTTGTCAAAAGGCATTTGTCACAAATCGGGTCGGTGACTTCGGGTTACTATTGGGCATTTTGGGGCTGTTCTGGGCAACAGGCAGCTTTGATTTCATGATTATGGGCGATCGCCTATCCACCCTAGTAGAAACCGGTTCTATTAGCAATTTCCTCGCCATTGTCTTGGCGATTTTAGTCTTCCTGGGACCCGTTGCTAAATCTGCCCAATTTCCCCTCCATGTCTGGCTACCAGATGCAATGGAAGGGCCTACCCCCATTTCTGCCTTGATCCATGCGGCAACAATGGTGGCAGCGGGTGTATTCCTAATTGCCCGGATGTACCCAGTATTTGAAAATGTTCCCGCAGCAATGAACGTAATTGCTTATACTGGGGCATTTACAGCGTTTTTGGGGGCAACTATTGCCATTACCCAAAATGACATCAAAAAAGGTCTGGCTTATTCCACCATTTCCCAACTTGGTTACATGATCATGGCTATGGGCGTGGGTGCTTATAGTGCCGGATTATTCCATCTAATGACCCACGCATATTTCAAAGCGATGTTATTCTTGGGTTCTGGTTCGGTAATTCATGGCATGGAAGAAGTTGTGGGTCATGACCCTGTATTAGCGCAAGATATGCGTTTAATGGGCGGACTGCGGAAATATATGCCCGTGACCAGTTTCACATTTTTGATTGGTTGCTTGGCAATTGCGGGAATTCCCCCCTTTGCTGGTTTCTGGTCAAAAGATGAAATTCTCGGTGCTGCTTTTGCTGCTAACCCCTTCCTGTGGTTTATTGGTTGGGTAACAGCGGGGATTACAGCTTTTTATATGTTTAGAATGTATTTCTCAACATTTGAAGGTAAATTCCGGGGTAATGACGAAAAAATCAAAACCCAACTCAAAAATGCTGCTGTGGCTTTAGCTGAAAAATCAGGGACAGCAGAATTAGCTCCTAATTTTGGTCCTGGGGCCATGAAAAAGGGAGAATTAGAGGCGCATGACTCCCACGGACATAGCCATTCTCCCCATGAGTCTCCTTGGACGATGAGTTTTCCCTTAGTGGTGTTGGCTATTCCTTCAATGTTGATTGGTTTGGTGGGGACTCCCTACGCCAATTATTTTGAGCAGTTTATCTTTCCTCCTAGTGAAACTTTAGCTGAAGTTATGGAAAAGGCTGCGGAATTTGACCCCCATGAGTTTTACATCATGGCTGGTAGTTCTGTAGCGGTTTCTGTAATTGGGATTACTTTGGCGGTACTGATGTATTTAGCCCGGAAAATTGATCCCAGTGCGATCGCTAAAAGCATTCAACCGCTATATGATCTATCCTTGAACAAATGGTACTTTGATGATATTTATCATCGTGTCTTTGTCCTCGGTTTACGTCGTGTTGCTAGACAAGTTATGGAAGTTGATTTCCGCGTTGTTGACGGCGCTGTCAATCTCACGGGTTTCTTTACTCTTGTCAGTGGTGAAGGTTTGAAATACCTAGAAAGTGGTCGAGTTCAATTCTATGCCTTAATCGTTTTTGGGGCTGTTTTGGGCTTGGTGGTTGTTTTCGGTGTCACCTGA
- a CDS encoding XisI protein, with the protein MDKLKQYQIAIKQVLTEYHNWVSGAANLTDESCLIFDDNNYHYIWCFLGWDGKKRTNNIQVNIRIKNDKIWIEEDWTEEGIANELMKLGISNLDIVLAFHPPEERKYTAFAIA; encoded by the coding sequence ATGGATAAACTAAAACAATATCAAATAGCAATTAAACAAGTTCTCACAGAATATCATAATTGGGTTTCTGGTGCAGCGAATTTAACTGATGAAAGTTGTTTGATTTTTGATGATAATAATTATCACTATATTTGGTGTTTTTTGGGTTGGGATGGCAAAAAAAGAACCAATAATATCCAAGTTAATATCAGAATTAAAAATGATAAAATTTGGATTGAAGAAGATTGGACTGAAGAGGGAATAGCTAATGAGTTAATGAAGTTAGGTATTTCTAATCTTGATATTGTTTTAGCATTTCATCCTCCTGAAGAAAGGAAATATACTGCATTTGCTATTGCTTGA
- a CDS encoding type II toxin-antitoxin system RelE/ParE family toxin translates to MSERYTLRIAKTAEKDLLDLQAKQYKQIVSKILSLQGNPRPQDYAALKGYQGGYRIDQGEYRILYTIDDDNKLVDVFRVGKRNDGEVYQNL, encoded by the coding sequence ATGAGTGAACGTTATACATTGAGGATTGCTAAAACTGCGGAAAAAGACCTATTAGACTTGCAAGCAAAACAATATAAACAGATTGTATCAAAAATTCTCTCACTTCAGGGTAATCCTCGTCCTCAAGACTATGCAGCTTTAAAAGGTTATCAAGGAGGTTATCGTATTGATCAAGGTGAGTACAGAATTTTGTATACTATTGATGATGATAATAAATTAGTTGATGTTTTTCGAGTTGGTAAACGCAATGATGGTGAAGTTTATCAAAACCTGTAA